The Burkholderiales bacterium genome includes a window with the following:
- a CDS encoding entericidin A/B family lipoprotein — protein MERIVSLVALALFVLTLAGCNTMAGIGKDVKAGGQALETAAEKSKPK, from the coding sequence ATGGAACGAATCGTTTCGCTCGTCGCACTGGCGCTCTTCGTGCTCACGCTCGCCGGCTGCAACACGATGGCGGGCATCGGCAAGGACGTGAAGGCCGGCGGCCAGGCGCTCGAAACCGCGGCCGAGAAGTCGAAGCCGAAGTAG
- the leuD gene encoding 3-isopropylmalate dehydratase small subunit: MEPFRVHSGIVAPLDRANVDTDAIIPKQFLKSIKRTGFGPNLFDAWRYLDHGEPGMDHARRPVNPDFVLNQERYRGTTILLARRNFGCGSSREHAPWALADFGFRAVIAPSYADIFHNNCYKNGLLPIVLTETEVAKLFDATAAFPGFSLTIDLERQTVATKDGSLAFRFEVEPFRKHCLLEGLDDIGLTLAHADEIRAFEAKRLAEQPWLA; encoded by the coding sequence ATGGAGCCGTTTCGCGTGCATTCGGGAATCGTCGCGCCGCTCGACCGCGCGAACGTCGACACCGACGCGATCATCCCCAAGCAGTTCCTGAAGTCGATCAAGCGCACCGGGTTCGGGCCCAATCTGTTCGACGCGTGGCGCTACCTCGACCACGGCGAGCCGGGCATGGACCACGCGCGGCGCCCGGTCAATCCGGACTTCGTGCTGAACCAGGAGCGCTACCGCGGGACGACGATCCTGCTCGCGCGCCGGAACTTCGGCTGCGGCAGTTCACGCGAGCACGCGCCGTGGGCGCTCGCGGACTTCGGCTTCCGCGCGGTCATCGCGCCGTCCTACGCCGACATCTTCCACAACAACTGCTACAAGAACGGCCTGTTGCCGATCGTGCTCACCGAGACCGAGGTCGCGAAGCTCTTCGACGCGACAGCCGCGTTCCCCGGCTTCTCGCTCACGATCGATCTCGAGCGCCAGACGGTCGCGACGAAGGACGGTTCGCTCGCGTTCCGCTTCGAGGTCGAGCCGTTCCGCAAGCACTGCCTGCTCGAAGGGCTGGACGACATCGGCCTCACGCTCGCGCACGCCGACGAGATCCGCGCGTTCGAGGCGAAGCGGCTCGCGGAGCAGCCCTGGCTCGCCTGA
- the leuB gene encoding 3-isopropylmalate dehydrogenase produces MKICLLPGDGIGPEIVREASRVLDHLRRDGLPIETEFAAIGGAGHDAAGHPLPEATLDLARSADAVLLGAVGGPKYDTLPRELRPEQGILGIRKALGLFANLRPAILYPELAAASTLKPEVVAGLDLMILRELTGDIYFGQPRGRRRNAEGHDEGFDTMLYSVPEIERIARVGFETARRRARRLCSVDKANVLDTSILWREVVTRVGKEYPDVALSHMYVDNAAMQLVRAPKQFDVIVTGNIFGDILSDEASMLAGSIGMLPSASLDAKQKGLYEPIHGSAPDIAGQDKANPLATILSLAMMFRHTFARAEVADRIERAVRKVLADGKRTGDIALPGEKVIGTRAMGDAVVAAL; encoded by the coding sequence ATGAAGATCTGCCTCCTCCCCGGCGACGGCATCGGCCCCGAGATCGTGCGCGAAGCCTCCCGCGTGCTCGACCACCTGCGTCGCGACGGCCTGCCGATCGAGACCGAATTCGCCGCGATCGGCGGCGCCGGCCACGACGCCGCCGGCCATCCGCTGCCCGAGGCGACGCTCGACCTCGCACGCTCGGCCGACGCCGTGCTGCTCGGCGCGGTCGGCGGCCCGAAGTACGACACGCTGCCGCGCGAACTGCGGCCCGAGCAGGGCATCCTCGGCATCCGCAAGGCGCTGGGGCTGTTCGCGAACCTGCGGCCCGCGATCCTGTATCCGGAACTCGCCGCGGCGTCGACGCTCAAGCCGGAAGTGGTCGCCGGCCTCGACCTCATGATCCTGCGCGAACTCACCGGCGACATCTACTTCGGCCAGCCGCGCGGACGCCGCCGCAACGCCGAAGGCCACGACGAGGGCTTCGACACGATGCTCTACAGCGTGCCGGAGATCGAGCGCATCGCGCGCGTGGGCTTCGAGACCGCGCGCCGCCGCGCGCGCCGGCTCTGCTCGGTCGACAAGGCCAACGTGCTCGACACCTCGATCCTGTGGCGCGAGGTCGTCACGCGTGTCGGCAAGGAGTATCCGGATGTCGCGCTGTCGCACATGTACGTCGACAACGCGGCGATGCAGCTCGTGCGCGCGCCGAAGCAGTTCGACGTCATCGTGACCGGCAACATCTTCGGCGACATCCTGTCCGACGAGGCGTCGATGCTCGCCGGCTCGATCGGGATGCTGCCGTCGGCCTCGCTCGACGCGAAGCAGAAGGGCCTCTACGAGCCGATCCACGGCTCCGCGCCCGACATCGCTGGGCAGGACAAGGCGAACCCGCTCGCGACCATCCTCTCGCTCGCGATGATGTTCCGCCACACCTTCGCGCGCGCCGAGGTCGCCGACCGCATCGAACGCGCCGTCCGCAAGGTCCTCGCCGACGGCAAGCGGACCGGCGACATCGCGCTTCCCGGCGAGAAGGTCATCGGCACCCGGGCGATGGGCGACGCCGTCGTCGCGGCGCTTTGA
- the asd gene encoding aspartate-semialdehyde dehydrogenase, which yields MRVGFVGWRGMVGSVLLERMRAERDFERIDPVFFSTSKAGGASPDVGKATGTLKDGNDPAAFADLDAIVTCQGGDWTNAMHPKIRASGWQGHWIDAASALRMKDDAVIVLDPVNRPVIDAARSRGVKDWIGGNCTVSLMMMGLAGLLERDLVEWMTCMTYQAASGAGAQNMRELLQQMGEAHLAAKSLLAAPDSSILDIDREVAGILRDDRFPTDHFGVPLAGSLIPWIDKDLGNGMSREEWKGGAELNKILGRGSPSGDHASATTRNGNGAKPPIPVESICVRIGAMRCHSQAITMKLTEDLPIEEIEGLIAGANEWVRLVPNTRDESIRHLTPAAATGKLEIPVGRVRKLAMGGHYVGAFTVGDQLLWGAAEPLRRMLRILQAA from the coding sequence ATGCGAGTCGGTTTCGTCGGTTGGCGCGGCATGGTCGGGTCGGTGCTGCTCGAGCGCATGCGCGCCGAGCGGGACTTCGAGCGCATCGATCCGGTGTTCTTCTCCACTTCGAAGGCGGGCGGCGCGTCGCCCGACGTCGGCAAGGCGACGGGTACGTTGAAGGACGGGAACGATCCCGCGGCGTTCGCGGACCTCGACGCGATCGTGACCTGCCAGGGCGGCGACTGGACCAACGCGATGCATCCGAAGATCCGCGCATCCGGATGGCAGGGCCACTGGATCGATGCGGCGTCCGCGCTGCGCATGAAGGACGACGCGGTCATCGTCCTCGACCCGGTGAACCGTCCGGTGATCGATGCGGCGCGATCGCGCGGCGTCAAGGACTGGATCGGCGGCAACTGCACGGTCAGCCTGATGATGATGGGACTCGCGGGCCTGCTCGAACGCGACCTCGTCGAGTGGATGACCTGCATGACCTACCAGGCGGCCTCGGGCGCCGGCGCGCAGAACATGCGCGAGCTGCTGCAGCAGATGGGCGAGGCCCACCTCGCCGCGAAGTCGCTGCTCGCCGCGCCCGACTCGTCGATCCTCGACATCGACCGCGAGGTGGCCGGCATCCTGCGCGACGACCGCTTCCCGACCGATCACTTCGGCGTGCCGCTCGCGGGCAGCCTGATCCCGTGGATCGACAAGGACCTCGGCAACGGCATGAGCCGCGAGGAGTGGAAGGGCGGCGCGGAACTCAACAAGATTCTCGGCCGAGGATCGCCGTCGGGAGATCACGCGTCCGCGACCACGCGCAACGGCAACGGCGCGAAGCCGCCGATTCCGGTGGAGTCGATCTGCGTGCGGATCGGCGCGATGCGCTGCCACTCGCAGGCGATCACGATGAAGCTCACCGAGGACCTGCCGATCGAGGAGATCGAGGGCCTGATCGCCGGCGCGAACGAATGGGTGCGGCTCGTCCCGAACACGCGCGACGAGAGCATCCGGCACCTCACGCCCGCGGCGGCGACCGGCAAGCTCGAGATTCCGGTCGGTCGCGTGCGCAAGCTCGCGATGGGCGGGCATTACGTCGGCGCGTTCACCGTCGGCGACCAGTTGCTGTGGGGCGCCGCCGAACCGCTGCGGCGCATGCTGCGCATCCTGCAGGCCGCCTGA
- a CDS encoding DeoR/GlpR transcriptional regulator — MEVGLENRVFSDERQDRILSLVRLAGAASIDELATRFEVTPQTIRRTVNRLCEMGLLRRVHGGVALPAPTQNIAYERRQILNPGAKRLIGEAVAHFIPPSASLFIGLGTTPEFVAHALAGRRDLKVFTNSLNVAAALTRNPEIEITLAGGTYRLHDRDIIGEAAAAFYAKFKADFAIFGVGGLDEEGMLLDFNEGEVEARKSMVESCRSAILVADVSKFGRNATVRGGHLRDLDHLFTDQAIPEAFAPVVAESGIRVHALSVSMDRAA, encoded by the coding sequence ATGGAAGTCGGACTCGAGAATCGCGTGTTTTCAGATGAACGGCAAGACCGCATTCTAAGTCTCGTTCGCCTTGCAGGGGCGGCATCGATCGACGAGCTCGCCACGCGCTTCGAGGTCACGCCGCAGACGATCCGGCGCACCGTAAACCGTCTGTGCGAAATGGGCCTGTTGCGTCGCGTGCACGGAGGTGTGGCGCTGCCTGCGCCGACCCAGAACATCGCCTACGAGCGCCGCCAGATTCTCAATCCCGGTGCGAAGCGGCTGATCGGAGAGGCGGTCGCGCATTTCATTCCGCCGTCGGCATCGTTGTTCATCGGACTCGGGACCACGCCCGAGTTCGTCGCGCACGCGCTCGCGGGCCGCCGCGACCTCAAGGTGTTCACCAACAGCTTGAACGTGGCGGCGGCGCTGACGCGCAATCCCGAGATCGAGATCACGCTCGCCGGCGGAACCTACCGACTCCACGACCGCGACATCATCGGCGAAGCGGCGGCCGCGTTCTACGCGAAGTTCAAGGCGGACTTCGCGATCTTCGGCGTCGGCGGCCTGGACGAGGAAGGCATGCTCCTCGACTTCAACGAAGGCGAGGTCGAGGCACGCAAGTCGATGGTCGAGTCCTGCCGAAGCGCGATCCTGGTCGCGGATGTGAGCAAGTTCGGCCGCAATGCGACGGTGCGCGGCGGCCACTTGCGCGACCTCGACCACCTTTTTACCGACCAGGCGATTCCCGAGGCCTTCGCGCCCGTCGTCGCCGAGTCGGGTATTCGCGTCCATGCGCTGTCGGTATCGATGGACCGAGCCGCGTAA
- a CDS encoding extracellular solute-binding protein — protein sequence MNDIKQTATVDSDSSTTAGRLPVTRRGFLGAAAAVTATFGFPAIVRAQEEKRVVLYCPESPDLSSKIAKAFEAETGIPVNVQYGGTNVIVNRLIAERANPNADVWYGGGGLLSFLFAKREGVTTPYVPPEFKDMPVQQGNVYLRDADWHFVGAEVFVIGFAYNPKTLPKEQVPKTWDDLLDPKWKGQIQMPNPAASGTATLSVLAQIMQTIRAGRTEKEAWEFWEKLNKNVSLYPESGAAPTRAVAKGDAKIGICFSFMPWGLAARGESVDFILPTQTPVIANPVALVKGSKRPENGKRLYDFILGVKGQQILADYSQIVLNKKVKPTTPMSFDQVSRNAMPLDVNWAQANYDRIRNEWRGRFG from the coding sequence ATGAACGACATCAAGCAAACGGCGACAGTCGATTCCGACTCGTCCACCACCGCGGGCAGGCTGCCGGTTACGCGTCGTGGATTCCTTGGCGCCGCTGCCGCCGTAACCGCGACGTTCGGATTTCCCGCGATCGTCCGCGCCCAGGAGGAGAAGCGCGTCGTGCTCTATTGCCCCGAATCGCCCGATCTCTCGAGCAAGATCGCCAAGGCGTTCGAGGCCGAGACCGGGATCCCGGTCAACGTGCAATACGGCGGGACCAACGTGATCGTCAACCGACTGATCGCCGAACGGGCGAACCCGAACGCGGACGTCTGGTACGGGGGCGGCGGCCTGTTGTCGTTCCTGTTCGCGAAGCGCGAAGGCGTCACGACCCCCTATGTGCCGCCGGAGTTCAAGGACATGCCGGTCCAGCAGGGCAACGTCTACCTGCGCGACGCTGACTGGCATTTCGTGGGCGCCGAGGTGTTCGTGATCGGATTCGCCTACAACCCGAAGACGCTGCCGAAGGAGCAGGTGCCGAAGACCTGGGACGATCTGCTCGATCCGAAGTGGAAAGGGCAGATCCAGATGCCCAATCCGGCGGCGTCCGGGACGGCCACGCTGTCGGTGCTCGCGCAGATCATGCAGACGATCCGTGCGGGCCGCACCGAGAAGGAGGCGTGGGAGTTCTGGGAGAAGCTCAACAAGAACGTCTCGCTCTATCCCGAATCGGGCGCCGCGCCCACGCGTGCCGTCGCGAAGGGCGACGCGAAGATCGGCATCTGCTTCTCGTTCATGCCCTGGGGGCTCGCCGCGCGTGGCGAGTCGGTCGACTTCATACTACCGACACAGACGCCGGTCATCGCAAATCCGGTCGCGCTGGTCAAGGGCTCGAAGCGGCCGGAGAACGGAAAGCGGCTTTACGACTTCATCCTCGGCGTCAAGGGCCAACAGATCCTCGCCGACTACTCGCAGATCGTCCTCAACAAGAAGGTCAAGCCCACGACTCCGATGTCGTTCGACCAGGTGAGCCGCAACGCGATGCCCCTGGACGTCAACTGGGCACAGGCGAATTACGACCGGATCCGCAACGAATGGCGCGGTAGGTTCGGCTGA
- a CDS encoding ABC transporter ATP-binding protein, protein MAEVRLQALEKRFGALKALDGVTLTIAEGELFALLGSSGSGKTTALRCVAGLEHPDAGDVLIGGHSVRGRQPYERPIGMVFQSYALFPHLSVFDNVAYGLRARAYAQGGPLGKLRVLGAFVSRRLFPPTSELRRRVGDALALVNLAGEADRMPGQLSGGMQQRVALARAIVTEPAVLLLDEPLSNLDRKLRVGMRATIRKLQQQLRMTALYVTHDQEEALSLADRMAIMDRGRVVQLGTPAEIYDRPATAFVADFVGAENLLPGEVVVSDGANLSVRCGELDIRAAVREGSEPGIRVAGAQVRVVVRPQSIQLVPRGAALDADNRFAGVVRFGSYLGTTARYEVAVGDAVFVVDVPDPRPGALLAAGDSVSLAFASASVILVPA, encoded by the coding sequence ATGGCCGAGGTTCGCCTGCAGGCGCTGGAGAAGCGCTTCGGCGCACTGAAGGCGCTCGACGGCGTCACGCTGACCATCGCGGAGGGCGAACTCTTCGCCCTGCTCGGTTCGTCGGGCTCGGGGAAGACCACGGCCCTCCGCTGCGTCGCCGGACTCGAGCATCCGGACGCGGGCGACGTCCTGATCGGTGGCCACTCGGTCCGGGGCCGCCAGCCGTACGAGCGGCCGATCGGGATGGTGTTCCAGAGCTATGCGTTGTTCCCGCACCTCTCCGTGTTCGACAACGTCGCGTACGGACTTCGTGCACGCGCCTACGCGCAGGGCGGACCGTTGGGCAAACTGCGCGTGCTCGGCGCGTTCGTCAGTCGCCGGCTCTTTCCCCCTACTTCAGAGTTGCGACGCAGGGTCGGCGATGCGCTCGCACTGGTCAATCTCGCGGGCGAAGCCGACCGCATGCCCGGCCAGCTTTCGGGAGGCATGCAGCAGCGCGTCGCGCTCGCTCGCGCGATCGTCACCGAACCCGCGGTGCTTCTGCTCGACGAACCGCTGTCGAATCTCGACCGAAAGCTGCGTGTCGGCATGCGCGCGACGATCCGAAAGCTCCAGCAGCAGTTGCGCATGACGGCGCTCTACGTCACGCACGACCAGGAAGAGGCGCTTAGCCTCGCCGACCGGATGGCGATCATGGATCGTGGCCGCGTGGTGCAGCTCGGCACGCCGGCCGAGATCTACGACCGGCCGGCCACCGCGTTCGTTGCCGATTTCGTCGGCGCCGAGAACCTGCTGCCGGGCGAGGTCGTCGTGAGCGACGGGGCGAACCTGAGCGTGCGCTGCGGCGAACTCGACATCCGCGCGGCGGTGCGCGAGGGGAGCGAGCCGGGCATTCGCGTCGCCGGCGCGCAAGTTCGCGTCGTGGTACGCCCGCAGTCGATCCAGCTCGTTCCGCGCGGCGCGGCGCTGGATGCCGACAACCGCTTCGCAGGGGTCGTCCGCTTCGGTTCCTATCTCGGCACGACCGCGCGCTACGAGGTCGCGGTCGGCGACGCGGTCTTCGTCGTCGACGTCCCCGATCCCCGTCCGGGGGCGCTGCTCGCCGCGGGCGATTCGGTGAGTCTCGCCTTCGCTTCGGCCAGCGTCATCCTGGTGCCGGCGTGA